AAGGTTGGGTGGACTGAAATGTTCTAATTCTGTAGGTGACCACTGCCAGGCTCAAATTTTGGATCAATGACGAAACTgtctgggaaggaagggagatgcAAAAGAGAGGATACAAAATAAGAAAGGCAATCCGATGTACAATTCTAATGGTTATCTCCTGAGCACAGATTGGGGCCCCAGTGTGGAAAGTTTCAAAGTCAATCACAACAACAAAATCTTCCCAAGACAGCATTACAGGCCACTGCCCAGTGTGTCACTGTAATGAGGATTAgagcctaaaaaataaaaaaggtaaaaatgaaagcaaactttaaaaagttctttttttaacgtATCCTTTTAGGAAACCACAGACatcttcccgcccccccccccccccccccccactgggagagaggcaaaaaaaaaaggcagtttgcCTCAAAGCACAATACCTGCAAGGAGACTACTCAGCTAGTTGACCTCACAGGGACCACTTCTTCCTCGCAAGTTCTCAGTTCCTTGGGAACTTTGCCAGAGTCAAGGCCAGCGACACTCCTGAAGATGTCATTCCCACCTCAGCACAACCTCCTGTGACTGCCCAGTAAGCACCAGGGGAATGAATTAACTAATGAGCAAGTGAACGAATGGGAACGGGAAAGAAGCAGCACGGCTGGGTGCTTACCTCTTCTGGTTCATGGAGGCCACCTGGAGCCACTCGTTGGTGCTGGGGTTGTAGGAGTGCGCAGCCGAGATCTCCTGGCTAGTGATCCTATACCCGCCCACTATGAAGAGGTAGTTGTCCAGGATGGCGGACCCGTAACCCCTGACGTTCACCAGGTCGGGAGGAAGGTTGTTGGCCAGCGGGAACCAACGTTCAGTCATCTCCTCATACCTGAGCATGGACGGGGGCTCCCCTTGGTAGGGGTGAGGGGCCAGGGGTCCCCCCAAGAAATCCCCCAGAGCTACGAGGACGGGAGTCCCGGCCATCCGGGCCTCTCTCAGCCTCTGCTTCAGGCTGACATCGCCGGGGGCTTGAGGAGGAGCCCCCAGGAGGTGGAACTGGGGCTTGCACAGCACCTCGTGGAAGTGGACCACCATGAAGCGCAGGCAGGCCTCCTGCAGGTCGGGCAGTCCGTACACCTGCGCCAGGCGGTACAGCTCCAGGCAGTTGGTGAGCCGCACCTGGGacagcagcagctgcagcagagACGTGACCTGAAGGAAGGAGGCCGCTTCCACCAGCTCCGCCAGCAGGCTCACCTCGtccatctcctcttcctcctccaccccaccgCCCTTCTCCGCCCGCGGGCCCAGGAGCCAGCCTTCGCGGGCCCCGCCGGCGTTGATGAAGTCCAGCACCAGGCGCAGGCCCGGGGCGCTGAGGCCGCGCAGCTGCTGCACCTCGGGGCCGCCGGCCTCCTGGCTCAGGGCCTCGCGCATGCCGGAGCGGTAGAGGGCGCGGAAGTAGTCGCTCTGCTCGATAAGCTTCCTCTTGCTCACCGGGTAGCAGCGGTCCTCCAGGCGGATCTGCACCATCTCCTCGGCCGACATggctggggggccgggggccgcGGGGGTGCCCGCCAGCTCTGCGCGCtcgcctccccgcccccacgcGCTCGCCGGGTTCCGGGTTGGGCGCGCCGAGGGATGGCGCCGCCGAGGAGTAGGGAGGCGACGGGCCGCCGCCCGCTCCCGCGTTCGCCCAGCCTATCTGGGTCGCGGCGGCGCCCCCGGGGCAGCCCCTCCTCCGGGTCCCGGGGGCGGCGGCTCAGCCTCGCTCCCCCAAAGCGGCGGCCCTGCCCGTTTGCTCTCCCTCAGCGCCAAAAAAGGCCCGGCTGGCGCGCGCCGGGCGTCGGGAGGCGGCCGCCGTCCTCGCTCGGGTTCTCGGGGCCGCGTCAGCCGCCGAGGGgatcccagcccccagccagcagCCTCCTCCCACGCCTCGCCTCTCACTTCCGCCCGCAGGACCCCTGCTGCCCGCCAGACCTGCGAGCCGGATCCGGCTTTCGGGAGGTCAGGAGGGCTGCGGGCCCCGGCGCCCGGGCTGCGGCCGCGTCCCCGCAAGCCTCCCCCGCACGCCGGGCGTAGCGGCTCTGCGGCCTGCGGGGTCCGCGGCGATGCGCCGAGAGTGGAGGAGGGGACCGGAGACGAGGTGAAGCCAGTACGCTCTTTCTTCCACGCTGCTTTACAAGcggggagagagaagaaacaggcGTGGGGGGGACCGGGATGAAGGGagtctggggtcctgggagtcAAAATGACATCACATCTGGGATCGCCCATCTAGCCCAGTCCGGCATAGTGTCCCAGGGGGGATGAGGCACATAGGCCGTCTCTGCCCACGCAGGTGACACCTAGAGCTGATTCTTCGCCATGGTCATCGTGTGGGAGCCATCTTGCCGAAAGAAGGTCCAGGCAGATGGCAGCAGGTTCTGCAGGGCTCACTGGGGTGCACAGTACAGCAGATGAAAAGGGTCGGGAAGCAGAGGAGCTTGTTTTTGCTGCTAGGGCCTGTTAATCCTCTTTATGCTATTGAAAGAAAGACAGGAGTGCAACTCAATTTAAGTTACTTCAATTTGGTTGGGCCAGCCATGACCTAACGTGATCCTTTGGGCAGAAGGTCTGGCCGCTTTTGGTCATACTGGCCTACAGAGGTGGCTTTTCTTGCCACCCTATGTTCCCCTGCCCATGCCCCTCTGCCGGCTGAGGACTACTTAAGGAGGGACCACTTCTTCCCGGTCTTCTCTCACTGAACGTTGCAAAGAAATGCATAGAAAGCTCACCCCAAATAATGAGGACCTCGTGTTACTCATGAGATATGAATTAATCTTagaagggggtgagggggatACTGTTAGGTTAGCTTTGGGTAGATGGAGGGATAAGGATTGGGAGGGAGCCGGCACTTATCCTACAAAAAACCCTTGAAAATTTTCCCAGACCAAGATTCTTCTATCATAGTCCTGAACTTGGGGAGAAGATGTGtttgggctttatttttattattacaagcTCCAGCTGTCTTCTTGAATGGCAAGTTGTTAAATGACACCTTCTTCATAAGTACATTTCCACTTTTTGAAACAAGATACCTCCTACAATACTGATTAACGTTTTACttgaggaagggggaagggtTAAAAACCAGAGAAGAAAGTCGTCTTGGTAAAGCATGAAATCCGTTCAGCACCTTTTTAATTTGTGCTTTTCACTACGTAACTTAGCTGCCTCATTGTGAGGTGTTGTcctccattattttctttataaaacacCATGAATAAGGAACTAAAGTTTTAAAGACATAGGAAAAAATCCTAGTAGATTCTGACCTCCCTGGGAAAAGTGAAGGAGACAAGGATGGATCTATGATCTgcttcattcatctatttttctttttaattctgtgaaCAACTTTTAGCTTTTCGCCTTGTTTCACTTGGCCTTTAAATCATTACTGATAAAACTCCATTCTCAACCAATTTCTCACACTTCTGTTTTCAATAAGGGTGCAGTCAAGACATTCTGAAGTTCTTAGGTGGGGAGTGACCAAGAATCTAGCAACCTCTTTAGGAAAGTAGTGCCAACCCCAGTATTAGGCCTTACGCTGGGGAATTTTGCTGGAGGGCACACCCTCCATCAAAGAAAGAGGCTCGGACTTGGGATTTATTTGTGCCTCCGTTCGCAACAATGCCAGATTCAGTGGGTCAGCCAAGAACAGGCTCTTAGtctcttctctgtccttttaGAATCTTTCACCAATGGATGCTTTTGTTTCCAAACGTCATAGATATGCCTCAGACTGGTATTTTCTTGCCTTCTAAAAACAGACCCAAAAAATCACACTCAAAGAATGATGCACATCCGAAAGGCAATTCACACACAGTAATATTATCAGAGTAAGATTAGCTTGGGCAGGGAATCTGGGGTGTGAGTCTGACAGTACCGGGCACTGAACCTGTAAGCTTTTTCGGCCCTGATATGATAATAAGGTCATTTAGGATTGGAAGTATCTTAAAAGATCAA
The sequence above is drawn from the Neomonachus schauinslandi chromosome 5, ASM220157v2, whole genome shotgun sequence genome and encodes:
- the KLHL42 gene encoding kelch-like protein 42: MSAEEMVQIRLEDRCYPVSKRKLIEQSDYFRALYRSGMREALSQEAGGPEVQQLRGLSAPGLRLVLDFINAGGAREGWLLGPRAEKGGGVEEEEEMDEVSLLAELVEAASFLQVTSLLQLLLSQVRLTNCLELYRLAQVYGLPDLQEACLRFMVVHFHEVLCKPQFHLLGAPPQAPGDVSLKQRLREARMAGTPVLVALGDFLGGPLAPHPYQGEPPSMLRYEEMTERWFPLANNLPPDLVNVRGYGSAILDNYLFIVGGYRITSQEISAAHSYNPSTNEWLQVASMNQKRSNFKLVAVNSKLYAIGGQAVSNVECYNPEQDAWNFVAPLPNPLAEFSACECKGKIYVIGGYTTRDRNMNILQYCPSADIWTLLETCDVHIRKQQMVSVEETIYIVGGCLHELGPNRRSSQSEDMLTVQSYNTVTRQWLYLKENTSKSGLNLTCALHNDGIYIMSRDVTLSTSLEHRVFLKYNIFSDSWEAFRRFPAFGHNLLVSSLYLPNKAET